A genome region from Perca fluviatilis chromosome 20, GENO_Pfluv_1.0, whole genome shotgun sequence includes the following:
- the htr1d gene encoding 5-hydroxytryptamine receptor 1D, translating to MELDNSSLDYFTSNFTEIPDTTTTPPWSKATLLGLQISLSALLAVVTLATVLSNAFVIATIFLTRKLHTPANFLIGSLAVTDLLVSILVMPISIVYTVSKTWSLGQIVCDIWLSSDITFCTASILHLCVIALDRYWAITDALEYSKRRTMRRAAIMVGVVWVISISISMPPLFWRQAKAHEELTECMVNTDQISYTLYSTFGAFYVPTVLLIILYGRIYVAARSRIFKTPSSSGKRFTTAQLIQTSAGSSLCSLNSASYQEAQLRSGNAGGGGGGGGGSPLFMNSVKVKLADSVLERKRLCAARERKATKTLGIILGAFIVCWLPFFVGTLVMAICKECWFDPVLFDIFTWLGYLNSLINPVIYTVFNDEFKQAFQKLTKFRRCC from the coding sequence ATGGAGCTGGATAATAGCTCACTGGACTACTTTACCAGCAACTTCACAGAGATTCCTGACACCACAACAACTCCACCCTGGAGCAAGGCCACGCTACTCGGCCTCCAGATCTCCCTGTCTGCACTGTTAGCTGTCGTCACTCTGGCTACCGTCCTCTCAAACGCCTTTGTCATCGCCACCATCTTTTTAACCAGGAAGCTCCACACACCTGCCAACTTCCTGATCGGCTCACTCGCCGTCACAGACCTGCTGGTGTCTATTTTAGTCATGCCAATCAGCATCGTCTACACTGTCAGCAAGACCTGGTCGCTGGGGCAGATTGTCTGTGACATCTGGCTGTCGTCTGATATCACCTTCTGCACGGCCTCCATCTTGCACCTGTGTGTGATCGCATTGGACCGCTACTGGGCCATCACAGACGCCCTGGAGTACTCGAAACGCCGCACCATGCGTCGGGCGGCGATCATGGTTGGGGTGGTGTGGGTGATCTCCATATCGATTTCCATGCCTCCACTTTTCTGGCGGCAAGCCAAAGCCCACGAGGAGCTGACGGAGTGCATGGTCAATACAGATCAGATCTCTTACACTCTATACTCCACCTTCGGCGCATTCTACGTCCCCACAGTGCTGCTCATCATCCTCTATGGACGGATCTATGTTGCCGCCCGCTCCCGCATCTTTAAGACGCCGTCTTCTTCAGGGAAACGTTTCACCACAGCACAGCTCATCCAAACCTCTGCAggctcctctctctgttctcttaaTTCTGCCTCCTACCAGGAAGCACAGCTACGCTCTGGCAAtgcggggggtgggggaggaggagggggaggatcGCCTCTATTCATGAATAGCGTTAAAGTTAAGCTGGCAGACAGCGTGCTGGAGAGGAAACGGCTGTGTGCGGCTCGGGAGAGGAAAGCGACCAAGACACTGGGCATCATCCTGGGCGCTTTCATTGTCTGTTGGCTCCCCTTCTTTGTGGGCACGCTCGTCATGGCCATATGTAAAGAGTGCTGGTTTGATCCAGTGCTTTTTGATATATTTACCTGGCTGGGATACCTGAACTCCCTGATCAATCCTGTTATCTACACCGTATTCAACGATGAGTTCAAACAGGCTTTCCAAAAACTCACTAAATTCAGACGatgctgctga